From Vibrio aerogenes, a single genomic window includes:
- a CDS encoding response regulator has translation MKRHNHILVVDDDAEIRELLDTYLTQMGYVVSVAKDGDELHRHLEQHGYPSLILLDVMMPGDDGFSLCQTIRKTSDVPIIMLTAVSDDTEQIIGLEMGADDYIAKPFNPRQLIARIKAVLRRAHPPASEKDLPPKSISFGVWQLDTLSHRLHHQETSETYELSGSDFSLLMLFLSRPNEVLDRDTISCVTRGREAMPYERAIDVQLSRLRQRLGDDGKTNQYIKTMRGNGYIFVASVTYHDQSLN, from the coding sequence ATGAAGAGACATAATCACATACTGGTCGTAGATGATGATGCAGAAATCCGGGAGCTGCTCGATACCTATTTAACGCAGATGGGGTACGTGGTCAGTGTCGCAAAAGATGGCGATGAATTACACCGCCATCTTGAACAGCACGGTTATCCTTCGCTGATTTTACTTGATGTGATGATGCCCGGAGACGATGGCTTCTCGCTCTGCCAAACCATCCGTAAAACATCCGATGTGCCCATCATTATGCTGACCGCCGTGTCCGATGACACGGAGCAAATTATCGGCCTTGAAATGGGTGCTGATGATTATATTGCCAAGCCGTTTAATCCCCGCCAGCTGATTGCCCGTATCAAAGCCGTATTGCGCCGGGCTCATCCGCCGGCATCTGAGAAAGATTTGCCGCCTAAATCGATCTCTTTCGGCGTCTGGCAGCTGGATACCCTGTCTCATCGTTTACATCATCAGGAAACGTCAGAGACCTATGAACTGTCAGGCAGTGACTTTTCACTGTTGATGCTGTTTTTATCCCGCCCCAATGAAGTGTTGGACCGGGATACAATTAGTTGTGTGACCCGCGGAAGAGAAGCCATGCCTTATGAACGGGCAATTGATGTACAACTCAGCCGTCTCAGGCAGCGGTTAGGCGATGATGGTAAAACCAATCAGTACATCAAAACCATGCGGGGCAACGGCTATATTTTTGTCGCTTCTGTCACCTATCATGACCAGAGTCTGAATTGA
- a CDS encoding ATP-binding protein, which yields MKAKAQSLLSRTFILTLLAILLAQGIASLIWYSQSRQKDTQGAQATAESMAATIASSVYFFQSLPVDYRHIILDQIRNMGGTRFFVSFNRTHLTIEPIRPDRRTTVIVDAVRRVLQTQLPALPKTEVAFSSPERLRVFKNDIFLNELPRSWAHETLTLPAVKPPILVVQIQLAPDEWLYIAGLMPAPYVTLDNPLISEEQVLFLIVSTLILSLTLYLLLRRQVRPLKRLSEAANEMSLDIHQPPLAEEGATELVTATRAFNRMQQRIRLYIHDRERLFSAISHDLKTPITRLRLRAELLDDPKTQGHFHRNLDELEMMVNGALQAVKETDIHENITLIDIRLLLSDIAESYNQQTDVVTISPEEHPHIAGRPLAIKRVLTNLIGNGVKYGGTVDVRTRLSEQWLTIIISDQGPGIPEKQLDAVFEPYVRLDHTKPGHGLGLGICRNVLHAHGGDLILYNLSPRGLCAEVYIPRWTDENVTGVLH from the coding sequence ATGAAGGCCAAGGCTCAGTCTCTGTTATCGAGAACCTTCATCCTGACGCTCCTGGCTATTTTGCTGGCACAGGGGATTGCTTCTCTGATTTGGTACAGCCAATCCAGACAGAAAGATACGCAGGGCGCACAAGCCACGGCAGAAAGCATGGCTGCAACCATCGCCTCCTCTGTATACTTTTTTCAGTCTTTGCCGGTGGATTACCGGCACATCATTCTTGACCAAATCCGTAATATGGGCGGCACGCGTTTTTTTGTCTCATTTAACCGCACGCACCTGACGATTGAACCCATACGTCCTGACCGGCGGACGACGGTGATCGTTGATGCGGTGCGCCGGGTATTACAAACACAGTTACCGGCACTGCCCAAAACAGAAGTGGCTTTCTCTAGTCCGGAGCGGTTACGGGTGTTCAAAAACGATATTTTCCTGAATGAGCTGCCCCGTTCCTGGGCACATGAGACGCTGACACTCCCCGCCGTGAAGCCGCCGATACTGGTGGTGCAAATTCAGCTGGCACCTGATGAATGGCTGTATATCGCCGGGCTGATGCCTGCACCTTATGTCACCCTGGATAACCCGCTGATTAGTGAAGAGCAGGTGCTGTTTCTGATCGTCTCCACGCTCATATTAAGTCTGACTCTTTACCTGTTACTGCGGCGTCAGGTGCGGCCATTGAAGCGATTATCCGAAGCGGCCAATGAGATGAGCCTTGATATTCATCAGCCGCCTCTGGCAGAAGAAGGCGCGACCGAACTGGTCACGGCGACCCGTGCATTTAACCGGATGCAACAGCGGATTCGTCTTTATATCCATGATCGGGAGCGCCTGTTTTCTGCGATTTCCCATGATCTGAAAACTCCGATTACCCGCTTGCGACTGCGGGCTGAACTACTGGATGACCCCAAAACTCAGGGCCATTTTCACCGGAATCTGGATGAGCTGGAAATGATGGTCAACGGCGCATTACAAGCCGTGAAAGAGACCGACATTCACGAAAATATCACCCTGATTGATATCCGGCTGCTATTGTCAGATATTGCCGAATCTTATAATCAGCAGACTGACGTTGTCACAATTTCTCCTGAAGAGCACCCGCATATTGCCGGACGCCCGCTTGCGATCAAACGCGTTTTAACCAACCTGATCGGGAACGGGGTGAAATATGGCGGAACAGTTGATGTCCGGACCCGCTTATCCGAACAGTGGCTGACGATCATTATCTCTGATCAGGGACCGGGGATTCCGGAAAAGCAACTCGATGCAGTGTTTGAACCTTATGTCCGGCTTGATCACACCAAACCCGGTCATGGATTAGGGCTGGGAATCTGCCGCAACGTGCTCCATGCACACGGTGGAGATCTCATTCTTTATAATTTGTCTCCGCGTGGCCTGTGCGCGGAAGTCTATATACCACGGTGGACGGACGAGAATGTAACAGGTGTGTTACATTAG
- the nifT gene encoding putative nitrogen fixation protein NifT has product MANVMIQYNEQGKLSLYLAKKDLEEEITHFEFDEENKWGGEVHLSGGAIYYIDPMDRPKLPITVRAKRLQAA; this is encoded by the coding sequence ATGGCTAATGTAATGATTCAATATAACGAGCAGGGAAAGCTTTCGCTGTATTTGGCTAAGAAAGATTTAGAAGAAGAAATTACTCACTTTGAATTTGATGAAGAGAATAAGTGGGGCGGTGAAGTGCACCTGAGTGGCGGCGCGATTTATTACATCGACCCGATGGACAGGCCTAAACTGCCGATTACCGTCAGGGCCAAAAGATTGCAGGCAGCCTGA
- a CDS encoding helix-turn-helix domain-containing protein: protein MASRVSMGKQVAYQRKQLGMTQQKMAEKTGIHKTTLSEIENGRFTGSLDIFERYLDAVGLELQVEVKRHKLPDWDEIEELFREENE, encoded by the coding sequence ATGGCAAGTCGGGTATCAATGGGTAAGCAAGTTGCGTATCAACGTAAACAGCTTGGAATGACACAACAAAAAATGGCGGAAAAAACAGGGATTCATAAAACAACGCTTTCAGAAATCGAGAATGGGCGCTTTACCGGATCACTGGACATTTTTGAACGTTATCTCGATGCTGTTGGCTTAGAACTTCAGGTTGAGGTTAAACGACATAAGCTGCCGGACTGGGATGAGATTGAAGAACTGTTTCGGGAGGAGAATGAATGA
- a CDS encoding S1 family peptidase, whose amino-acid sequence MKKYIPLLITGLSLPVIAMASSQVNGVSTNPAPQVIPSQLPGSPLMAAIVHRLPSSYDGMNKHFCDAVFLGGRYWLTSAQCADLIMFGPEVNADVIVGIKNLDQMETDGKKIAIKNIYRHPLAKDLDTTQDGLYDYNIAVLELDEAVAGTAIEPASAELVNSLVSGQPLQLTGWRELGDASTGVLYSATQHQTEVSYVERSTCQNVGEYYASTGGYFESMAELYASIEKDYASLGEDVICAGDYIHAAVGDRASPLIINDQGTPKLAGITSWGNKSFSDTPYGVYTNVGLVHDWIENIITGQWATPIKADSYSDEKVVLVDVPVENHSQQPFTITDINLPEGVTLDSNWCDSELQVDESCSLTFRVNKEEAGHMRENFDYEIQAGLFVEGAPYSYIPVSLWMTYGYPIKVSSNSDNNVTLVTVPVDNQHDEPFSVTEVYLPDGVTIHDNHCRTPVAPANTCNITFRVNKEEAGIEPGDVFNDLSVLMVTDNAPYSVRAILTMNNG is encoded by the coding sequence ATGAAAAAATATATTCCATTATTGATTACAGGTCTTTCATTACCTGTGATTGCGATGGCTTCATCACAAGTAAATGGTGTTTCAACAAATCCTGCGCCACAAGTTATCCCCTCTCAATTACCTGGCTCACCATTGATGGCTGCTATAGTTCACCGGCTCCCATCATCATATGATGGGATGAATAAACATTTTTGCGATGCTGTTTTTCTTGGCGGACGTTACTGGCTGACTTCGGCTCAGTGTGCCGACCTGATTATGTTTGGTCCCGAAGTGAATGCAGATGTGATTGTCGGTATTAAAAATCTCGATCAGATGGAGACAGACGGGAAGAAAATTGCGATCAAAAATATTTACAGACATCCGCTGGCAAAAGATCTGGACACAACTCAAGATGGGCTATATGACTATAATATCGCCGTGCTTGAACTGGATGAAGCGGTAGCAGGTACAGCAATTGAGCCTGCTTCTGCTGAACTGGTCAATTCGCTGGTTTCCGGTCAGCCACTTCAACTGACAGGTTGGCGTGAGCTGGGAGATGCATCTACCGGCGTTCTTTATTCTGCCACACAACATCAAACGGAAGTATCTTACGTTGAACGCAGCACCTGCCAGAATGTCGGCGAATACTACGCTTCCACTGGAGGATATTTCGAGTCTATGGCAGAACTTTACGCTTCTATTGAAAAAGACTACGCTTCTCTCGGCGAAGATGTGATTTGTGCGGGCGATTATATTCATGCCGCTGTTGGTGACCGGGCAAGCCCTTTAATTATCAATGATCAGGGCACCCCAAAACTGGCCGGAATTACCAGTTGGGGTAATAAAAGCTTCTCTGATACCCCTTATGGTGTTTACACCAATGTTGGCTTGGTCCATGACTGGATAGAAAATATTATTACGGGTCAATGGGCAACACCAATTAAGGCAGACTCTTATTCTGATGAGAAAGTTGTCCTGGTCGATGTGCCTGTTGAGAATCATAGCCAGCAACCTTTCACAATCACTGATATTAACTTACCTGAAGGTGTGACGCTTGACAGTAATTGGTGTGATTCCGAATTACAGGTTGATGAGAGTTGCAGTCTGACCTTCCGTGTCAATAAAGAGGAAGCAGGCCATATGCGGGAGAATTTTGACTATGAAATACAGGCGGGTCTTTTCGTTGAAGGTGCGCCATATAGTTATATCCCGGTTTCATTATGGATGACCTATGGCTATCCAATCAAGGTGTCATCAAATTCTGACAATAACGTCACTTTGGTGACGGTTCCGGTGGATAATCAACATGACGAACCTTTCTCTGTCACTGAAGTGTATCTGCCAGATGGCGTAACGATTCATGATAATCATTGTCGTACCCCGGTCGCACCTGCCAATACCTGTAATATCACTTTCCGCGTGAATAAAGAAGAAGCGGGTATAGAACCCGGTGATGTTTTTAATGATCTGAGTGTACTTATGGTGACTGATAATGCACCATACTCTGTCCGTGCCATATTAACGATGAATAATGGCTAA
- the nifH gene encoding nitrogenase iron protein, which produces MAIRQCAIYGKGGIGKSTTTQNLVAALAEAGKKVMIIGCDPKADSTRLILHSKAQNTIMEMAAEAGSVEDIELEDVLKVGYGDVRCVESGGPEPGVGCAGRGVITAINFLEEEGAYEDELDFVFYDVLGDVVCGGFAMPIRENKAQEIYIVVSGEMMAMYAANNISKGICKYAATGSVRLAGLICNSRNTDREDELIMALAAKLGTQMIHFVPRDNVVQRAEIRRMTVIEYDAKCNQADEYRTLAQKVIDNKLFVVPTPATMDELEELLMEFGIIDEEDESIIGKKADEEVAA; this is translated from the coding sequence ATGGCAATTCGTCAATGTGCAATATACGGAAAAGGCGGGATTGGTAAGTCAACGACCACTCAAAACTTAGTCGCGGCTTTAGCGGAAGCGGGCAAAAAAGTCATGATCATCGGTTGTGACCCGAAAGCGGACTCCACCCGCTTGATTCTTCACTCAAAAGCGCAAAACACCATCATGGAAATGGCTGCAGAAGCGGGTTCTGTTGAAGATATCGAACTGGAAGATGTGCTGAAAGTGGGTTACGGCGATGTGCGTTGTGTTGAATCTGGCGGTCCTGAGCCAGGTGTCGGTTGTGCCGGTCGTGGGGTGATTACTGCAATTAACTTCCTTGAAGAAGAAGGGGCTTACGAAGACGAGCTGGACTTTGTGTTCTATGACGTACTGGGTGACGTGGTGTGTGGTGGTTTCGCGATGCCGATTCGTGAAAACAAAGCGCAGGAAATTTATATCGTGGTCTCTGGTGAGATGATGGCGATGTATGCAGCCAACAATATCTCGAAAGGCATTTGTAAATATGCAGCAACAGGTTCTGTCCGTCTTGCCGGTCTGATCTGTAACTCACGGAATACGGACCGTGAAGATGAGCTGATCATGGCGCTGGCAGCAAAACTGGGTACGCAAATGATTCACTTCGTCCCACGGGATAATGTGGTTCAGCGTGCTGAGATTCGCCGGATGACCGTGATTGAGTACGACGCAAAATGTAATCAGGCGGATGAATACCGCACACTGGCGCAAAAAGTGATTGATAACAAACTCTTCGTTGTTCCGACACCGGCAACCATGGATGAACTGGAAGAATTGCTAATGGAATTCGGCATCATTGATGAAGAAGATGAATCCATCATTGGTAAAAAAGCGGATGAAGAAGTTGCTGCCTGA
- a CDS encoding type II toxin-antitoxin system HipA family toxin, translating to MMIPEKLPSKIDKIDVYSGEQALGILTHGSVYHYQPTQSQRYVSLTMTKKNLDGYSSGALHPIFSQNLPEGFNRRYISEKLARYARVNDMYLLALQGEQGIGLLAYHSELNLSEAESISLDEILRYKSKEPLFPRLLEKYYLRNTLAGVQPKVSLPRTNRTLEQKDLIVKSFDEEFPLLTVNEFVCMEAARYCGLNPPKVYLSESLEVFVVERFDKIDDAGKEVRMGYEDFTTLLKKPNHPDAKYSGSYETLLKATHLYTNSHEEVRKMYQYIVFNCLIGNGDAHLKNFALQYTPDMNHIFVSPPFDITHTLIYDTIDNKMALKLANSKVFPDKAHLLRIAESKTFKIRDAEAIIDQMAESIQMYLRDSDEVMLFRGLRESIEKSVSRVMSSTYSRKPYRHDKKRKYE from the coding sequence ATGATGATACCTGAGAAGCTACCGTCTAAAATTGATAAAATTGATGTGTATTCGGGGGAGCAGGCGCTGGGTATCTTAACCCATGGTTCTGTGTATCATTACCAACCGACTCAAAGTCAGCGATATGTGTCTCTGACGATGACTAAAAAAAACCTTGATGGTTATTCTTCAGGTGCACTTCATCCTATATTTTCGCAAAATCTTCCGGAAGGATTTAACCGCCGGTATATTTCTGAAAAACTGGCCCGATATGCCAGAGTTAATGATATGTATTTGCTTGCTTTGCAGGGAGAGCAGGGTATTGGCTTACTTGCTTATCACAGTGAATTAAATTTGTCTGAAGCAGAATCGATCTCTCTTGATGAAATTCTCCGGTATAAAAGCAAAGAACCTCTCTTCCCCCGGTTACTTGAAAAATACTATCTCAGGAACACGCTTGCAGGTGTTCAACCGAAAGTCAGTCTCCCCAGAACGAACCGGACTCTGGAGCAGAAAGACTTGATCGTTAAATCATTTGACGAAGAGTTTCCATTACTGACTGTGAACGAGTTTGTTTGTATGGAAGCCGCAAGATATTGCGGGTTAAATCCTCCTAAAGTTTATTTATCTGAAAGCCTTGAAGTTTTCGTAGTGGAACGTTTTGATAAGATTGATGACGCAGGGAAAGAAGTCAGAATGGGGTATGAAGACTTTACTACTTTACTGAAAAAGCCTAACCATCCCGATGCAAAATATTCCGGTAGCTATGAGACATTGCTGAAAGCAACACATCTGTATACAAACAGTCATGAAGAAGTACGTAAAATGTACCAGTACATTGTATTTAACTGTCTGATTGGTAATGGTGATGCGCATCTGAAAAACTTTGCACTTCAGTATACACCAGATATGAATCACATTTTTGTATCCCCTCCCTTTGATATCACGCATACCCTGATTTATGACACCATCGATAATAAAATGGCACTGAAACTGGCAAACAGTAAAGTATTTCCGGACAAGGCTCATCTTCTCAGGATTGCTGAATCAAAAACATTCAAAATCAGGGATGCAGAGGCAATTATTGATCAAATGGCCGAGTCTATTCAGATGTATCTGAGAGATTCTGATGAAGTGATGCTTTTTCGCGGCCTTCGGGAATCTATTGAAAAGTCAGTATCCCGGGTGATGTCATCAACCTATAGCCGTAAACCTTACCGGCATGATAAGAAGCGAAAATATGAATGA
- a CDS encoding NifB/NifX family molybdenum-iron cluster-binding protein, which translates to MQQSYISEQAALRVAIATRLLPNVGMSSLLGLLIQHLGEPLSEEKLAGISPKAFRVMVNSLGEGPSRKDVTNALAALTNSEASDVEAPVVSSVVPLKGPTIQVAVTSNQGEMINGHYGSCMRVLVYEVGTTSHQLVDVRSIRADLTGEARSTYMVDLIRDCQMLFTLSIGGPAAARVTRANIHPIKKATPVPAAQVLTELSGVLGNHPPPWLKKIMGISSSPQLMMEG; encoded by the coding sequence ATGCAACAATCTTATATTTCAGAACAGGCAGCCTTACGGGTTGCGATAGCAACCCGCCTGCTGCCCAATGTCGGGATGAGCTCTCTGCTGGGGTTGCTGATTCAGCATCTGGGAGAACCTTTGTCGGAAGAGAAACTGGCCGGCATTTCACCCAAAGCATTTCGTGTGATGGTGAATTCTTTGGGAGAAGGGCCCAGCCGCAAAGATGTCACAAACGCACTGGCTGCATTGACTAATTCTGAAGCCAGTGATGTCGAAGCGCCGGTCGTTTCCTCCGTCGTTCCTCTCAAGGGGCCGACCATTCAGGTTGCGGTGACATCAAATCAGGGAGAAATGATCAATGGTCATTATGGCTCATGCATGCGGGTATTGGTTTATGAAGTTGGTACAACGAGTCACCAGTTAGTGGATGTCCGGAGTATCCGGGCGGACCTGACCGGGGAAGCCCGATCTACTTATATGGTTGATCTGATTCGGGATTGTCAGATGCTGTTTACACTGTCGATTGGTGGCCCGGCAGCGGCCAGAGTCACCCGCGCGAATATTCATCCGATCAAGAAAGCGACGCCTGTTCCGGCCGCGCAGGTGTTAACGGAACTGTCTGGTGTACTGGGTAACCATCCACCGCCATGGCTGAAGAAAATCATGGGCATCTCGTCTTCTCCGCAGCTGATGATGGAGGGGTGA
- the nifD gene encoding nitrogenase molybdenum-iron protein alpha chain: MSKEQAQALIDEVLEVYPEAAKQDRAKHMVVNDSSEDSAKCIVSNRKSVPGVMTVRGCAYAGSKGVVWGPVKDMIHISHGPVGCGQYSRAGRRNYYTGTTGVDSFGTLNVTTDFQERDIVFGGDKKLSSAIDELEQLFPLTKGISVQSECPVGLIGDDIEAVARLKGEEIGKKIIPVRCEGFRGVSQSLGHHIANDTFRDYVFEDDHESPVETTDYDVAIIGDYNIGGDAWSSRIILEDMGLRVVAQWSGDGTLPELENTPKVKLNLVHCYRSMNYIVRYMEEKHGIPWVEYNLFGPAKIEASMRKIASYFDEKIQKQTEEVIARYKEQWNAVIEKYRPRLEGKKVMLYVGGLRPRHIIGAYEDLGMEVVGAGYEFAHNDDYVKTTPDVKDATLLFDDASAYELEEFVKRLNPDIVGSGVKEKYVFHKMGYPFRQMHSWDYSGPYHGVDGFAIFARDMDMTINNPCWKKLQAPWLAEKSEDDALAKSA; this comes from the coding sequence ATGAGTAAAGAACAAGCTCAGGCGCTGATCGATGAAGTGCTTGAAGTTTATCCTGAAGCTGCGAAGCAGGATCGTGCCAAACACATGGTGGTGAATGACAGCAGTGAAGACAGTGCAAAGTGCATTGTATCCAACCGTAAATCCGTTCCCGGTGTGATGACGGTGCGTGGTTGTGCTTACGCCGGTTCGAAAGGTGTGGTCTGGGGACCGGTCAAAGATATGATTCATATCTCACATGGTCCGGTGGGTTGTGGTCAATACTCCCGTGCGGGACGCCGGAATTACTATACCGGAACCACGGGCGTCGATTCATTCGGTACGCTGAATGTCACCACGGATTTTCAGGAACGGGATATCGTCTTCGGCGGAGACAAAAAACTGTCTTCAGCGATTGATGAGCTTGAACAATTATTCCCGCTGACCAAAGGGATTTCTGTTCAGTCCGAATGTCCGGTGGGCTTGATCGGGGATGATATTGAAGCAGTTGCCCGTCTGAAGGGTGAAGAAATTGGAAAGAAAATCATTCCGGTTCGCTGTGAAGGTTTCCGTGGGGTGTCTCAGTCTTTAGGTCACCACATTGCCAACGATACCTTCCGGGATTACGTATTTGAAGACGATCATGAATCTCCGGTGGAAACGACCGATTACGATGTGGCAATTATCGGTGACTATAACATCGGTGGTGACGCATGGTCTTCGCGGATCATTCTCGAAGATATGGGGCTGCGGGTGGTGGCTCAGTGGTCTGGTGACGGTACATTACCTGAACTGGAAAATACGCCGAAAGTCAAACTGAACCTGGTTCACTGTTACCGTTCAATGAACTACATCGTGCGTTACATGGAAGAAAAACATGGCATTCCATGGGTCGAATATAACCTGTTTGGTCCGGCTAAAATAGAAGCCTCCATGCGCAAGATAGCTTCTTACTTCGATGAAAAGATTCAGAAACAAACTGAAGAAGTCATTGCCCGTTATAAAGAACAGTGGAATGCAGTCATTGAGAAATACCGTCCACGTCTTGAAGGGAAAAAAGTCATGCTTTATGTCGGTGGTCTGCGCCCGCGCCATATTATCGGTGCTTACGAAGATCTGGGCATGGAAGTGGTTGGTGCCGGTTATGAGTTTGCTCATAACGATGACTATGTCAAAACCACACCGGATGTCAAAGATGCCACGTTGCTGTTTGATGATGCCAGTGCCTATGAACTTGAGGAATTTGTGAAACGCCTTAATCCGGACATCGTTGGCTCCGGGGTGAAAGAGAAATACGTGTTCCACAAAATGGGTTATCCGTTCCGTCAGATGCACAGCTGGGATTACTCCGGTCCTTACCACGGTGTGGATGGTTTTGCCATTTTTGCCCGTGACATGGATATGACGATTAACAACCCATGCTGGAAAAAATTGCAGGCACCATGGCTGGCAGAAAAGTCTGAAGATGATGCATTAGCGAAATCTGCTTAA
- the nifK gene encoding nitrogenase molybdenum-iron protein subunit beta yields the protein MTQKVEDIKAGYKLFQQPEYQKLIKNKRDAFENAVDAAKVKETFEWTTTEEYKELNFARKHVTIDPAKACQPLGAVLCSLGFEKTLPYVHGSQGCVAYFRTYFNRHFKEPVACVSDSMTEDAAVFGGQDNIFNGLENAYALYKPEVIAVSTTCMAEVIGDDLNAFIGNAKDKGHLPSEVPTPFAHTPSFVGSHTTGWDNMFEGILKYFTAQSMDDKTPDSNGKINIVPGFETYLGNYRVIRRMLDEMDVDYSFLSDPSEVLDTPADGEYRMYAGGTPIAEVKDAPNAKATLLLQPSQLVKTKKFIETVWQQDVPKFNIPMGLEWTDDFVMQVAELTGKPIPESITKERGRLVDMMTDSHTWLHGVTVSLYGDPDYLMGMCKFLTELGCEIKHVLCHNANKRWKKQMEAQLAESPYSENAQVFFNKDLWHLRSLMFTEKPDLLIGNSYGKFIQRDTLAKGAEFEVPLVRIGFPIFDRHHLHRQSTLGYEGAMYILTTLVNQVLEKLDRDTIEMGKTDLGFDLVR from the coding sequence ATGACTCAAAAAGTTGAAGATATCAAAGCTGGGTACAAATTATTCCAGCAACCGGAGTATCAAAAGCTTATTAAAAATAAGCGGGATGCCTTTGAAAATGCTGTCGACGCAGCCAAAGTGAAAGAGACCTTTGAGTGGACCACGACAGAAGAATACAAAGAACTGAACTTTGCCCGTAAGCATGTCACGATTGACCCGGCGAAAGCCTGTCAGCCTCTGGGCGCAGTGTTGTGTTCTCTCGGGTTCGAAAAAACATTGCCGTATGTGCATGGTTCTCAGGGATGTGTGGCCTATTTCAGAACGTATTTTAACCGTCATTTCAAAGAGCCGGTGGCGTGTGTTTCTGACTCAATGACTGAAGATGCCGCGGTATTTGGCGGACAGGACAATATATTTAATGGGTTGGAAAATGCTTATGCGTTGTATAAACCAGAAGTGATTGCGGTTTCCACAACCTGTATGGCAGAGGTCATCGGGGATGACCTGAATGCCTTTATCGGTAATGCGAAAGATAAAGGTCATCTGCCATCAGAAGTACCCACGCCATTTGCCCATACGCCAAGTTTTGTCGGCAGTCACACCACTGGCTGGGACAATATGTTTGAAGGGATTCTCAAATACTTTACGGCGCAGTCAATGGACGACAAAACGCCCGACAGCAACGGAAAAATCAACATTGTACCGGGATTTGAAACGTATCTGGGTAACTACCGGGTGATCCGCCGGATGCTCGATGAGATGGATGTGGATTATTCATTCCTGTCTGATCCATCTGAAGTGCTCGATACACCGGCTGATGGTGAGTACCGCATGTACGCTGGCGGAACACCGATTGCTGAAGTCAAAGATGCACCCAATGCAAAAGCCACGCTGTTGCTGCAACCATCACAGCTGGTTAAAACTAAAAAGTTCATTGAAACCGTCTGGCAGCAGGATGTGCCTAAATTCAACATTCCGATGGGCCTTGAATGGACCGATGATTTTGTCATGCAAGTCGCTGAGTTAACCGGAAAGCCAATCCCGGAATCGATCACCAAAGAGCGGGGTCGTTTAGTCGATATGATGACCGATTCTCATACCTGGCTGCACGGTGTCACCGTGTCGCTGTACGGTGATCCGGATTACCTGATGGGGATGTGTAAGTTCCTCACTGAACTGGGTTGTGAAATCAAACATGTGCTTTGTCATAACGCCAACAAACGCTGGAAGAAACAGATGGAGGCACAGCTGGCAGAATCACCTTACAGTGAAAATGCACAGGTCTTCTTCAATAAAGACTTATGGCATCTGCGTTCTCTGATGTTTACCGAGAAACCTGATCTGTTGATCGGTAATTCATACGGTAAATTCATTCAGCGCGATACGCTGGCAAAAGGGGCTGAGTTTGAAGTACCGCTGGTACGCATCGGCTTCCCGATCTTTGATCGTCATCACCTGCACCGCCAGTCAACACTGGGCTATGAAGGCGCGATGTATATTTTGACAACACTGGTGAATCAGGTGTTAGAAAAACTGGATCGTGACACGATTGAAATGGGCAAAACCGATCTCGGATTCGATTTGGTTCGTTAA